One genomic region from Natrinema caseinilyticum encodes:
- a CDS encoding cupin domain-containing protein produces the protein MGYHIVDPDELEREPDRPSDMRYVSESVGLEKLGLRTYTVEPGEEIPVSGLHYHDEQEEVFYVVGGELSVETPDRLYTVEPGQFFVAEPESPHRAYTDPDADASATVLGIGAPPVSDAHAYDG, from the coding sequence ATGGGATACCACATCGTGGACCCGGACGAACTCGAGCGCGAACCGGACCGGCCGTCGGATATGCGATACGTCAGTGAATCGGTCGGCCTCGAGAAGTTGGGATTGCGAACGTACACCGTCGAACCCGGCGAAGAGATCCCGGTTTCGGGTCTCCACTATCACGACGAGCAGGAGGAGGTCTTCTACGTGGTCGGCGGCGAACTCAGCGTCGAGACGCCGGACCGACTGTATACGGTCGAACCCGGCCAGTTCTTCGTCGCCGAACCGGAGAGTCCCCACCGGGCGTACACCGACCCCGATGCAGACGCCAGTGCGACGGTGCTCGGAATCGGCGCACCGCCGGTCAGCGACGCACACGCCTACGACGGGTGA
- a CDS encoding AEC family transporter: MADLVDIFASAVGPIVAIAGVGYVLATVKDVDPEPLNTAVVYVLAPALVFHSLAVTELETTTLLRVAVGIAAFTAVMWAIAEAVGRIVGEREPALSGLVLVAIFCNSGNLGIPVSDFAFGEIGRQTAVLFLSVQSVLMYTVGVYVASRSSGSAGLEGVRRVFYIPLVYAVAAALIARSLDLVPSPETASMETLQLVGEASIPLMLLILGIQLARSNTTTAVSRAWPATALKLGVAPVVGLGIALLVGFRDPTVARVFVLETAMPAAVTPLILVIEFADGSRSKGIPVSEYVSTCVFLTTVLSIPALTLVIAILQSGVVI, from the coding sequence ATGGCGGACCTGGTCGATATTTTCGCCTCCGCGGTCGGTCCGATCGTCGCCATCGCGGGCGTTGGCTACGTCCTCGCCACCGTCAAGGACGTCGATCCGGAACCGCTGAACACGGCCGTCGTCTACGTGCTGGCACCCGCGCTGGTGTTTCACAGTCTCGCCGTCACGGAACTCGAGACGACGACGCTCCTGCGGGTCGCGGTCGGGATCGCCGCGTTCACGGCCGTGATGTGGGCGATCGCCGAGGCCGTCGGGCGCATCGTCGGCGAGCGGGAACCGGCGTTGAGCGGGCTCGTCTTGGTCGCGATCTTCTGTAACTCCGGGAATCTCGGCATTCCCGTCTCCGATTTCGCGTTCGGAGAGATCGGGCGCCAGACTGCCGTCCTCTTCCTGTCGGTCCAGTCCGTGCTGATGTACACCGTCGGCGTCTACGTCGCCTCCCGGAGCAGCGGTTCCGCCGGCCTCGAGGGCGTCAGACGGGTGTTCTATATCCCGCTCGTCTACGCCGTCGCCGCCGCGCTCATCGCGCGGTCGCTGGACCTGGTTCCGTCCCCCGAGACCGCGAGCATGGAGACGCTCCAGTTGGTCGGTGAAGCCTCGATTCCGCTGATGTTGCTCATCCTCGGAATCCAGCTCGCGCGCTCGAACACCACAACCGCCGTTTCACGGGCGTGGCCCGCCACCGCCCTCAAACTCGGCGTCGCCCCCGTCGTCGGCCTCGGAATCGCGCTCCTCGTCGGGTTCCGGGACCCGACGGTCGCTCGCGTGTTCGTCCTCGAGACCGCGATGCCGGCAGCCGTGACGCCGCTGATCCTCGTCATCGAATTCGCCGACGGGTCGCGATCGAAGGGGATCCCCGTCTCGGAGTACGTCTCGACCTGCGTGTTCCTCACGACGGTGCTCTCGATTCCGGCGCTCACCCTCGTGATCGCCATTTTGCAGTCCGGCGTGGTGATCTGA